From one Rhizobium sp. CIAT894 genomic stretch:
- a CDS encoding flagellar biosynthetic protein FliO, which yields MTMLDDVVGAYGGRFLLAAGGVGLALLLLILVLWVIRRRAPSPFVRGGRNRQPRLQVLDAAAVDARRRLVLVRRDDVEHLIMIGGPSDIVIESRILPEAAEQPESINRPQPVEQRPISPARPEMPPVSPPRAPVAAAVIAPAAARIEPAAEPSFSAPASPEPRPRPEPPAQPAVAPPVATSPLPANPVTAPLSAERDAPLPVAPRPPERPVAPSAAQPAPFHDTASAAEILDAARQRVLPQQRIEPEVSTPPLQPMPAAARTAPGMAEDDAAAQSPAAIRHDFQRVLEEEMSNNLTAERIVPAPANQAPRQAVPQPGNLPRRDPELAPITGADTELQKEVARIFGEMSVNRDK from the coding sequence GTGACTATGTTGGATGATGTTGTCGGAGCTTATGGCGGCCGTTTTCTGCTTGCCGCCGGTGGCGTCGGCCTGGCGCTTCTCCTGCTCATCCTCGTGCTCTGGGTCATCCGCCGCCGGGCGCCCTCGCCCTTCGTGCGCGGCGGCCGCAACCGCCAGCCCCGCCTGCAGGTGCTGGACGCCGCAGCCGTGGATGCCCGCCGCCGGCTGGTGCTGGTGCGCCGCGACGACGTCGAACACCTGATCATGATCGGCGGCCCGAGCGATATCGTCATCGAAAGCCGCATCCTGCCTGAAGCGGCCGAACAGCCGGAAAGCATCAACCGCCCGCAACCGGTCGAGCAGCGTCCGATATCCCCGGCGCGGCCGGAAATGCCACCGGTTTCTCCGCCTCGCGCCCCTGTCGCAGCTGCCGTCATCGCTCCTGCCGCAGCCCGAATCGAGCCGGCCGCCGAGCCTTCCTTCTCCGCGCCGGCTTCGCCGGAGCCGCGTCCACGCCCCGAACCGCCTGCCCAGCCGGCCGTCGCACCACCGGTGGCCACGAGCCCTCTTCCGGCAAACCCCGTGACAGCGCCGCTGTCGGCCGAACGCGACGCTCCTCTGCCCGTCGCCCCGCGCCCGCCGGAGCGTCCCGTCGCTCCCTCAGCCGCGCAGCCTGCACCCTTCCACGATACCGCAAGTGCGGCCGAGATCCTCGACGCCGCCCGCCAGCGCGTGCTTCCGCAGCAGCGCATCGAACCCGAAGTTTCCACACCGCCCCTCCAGCCCATGCCGGCTGCCGCGCGCACCGCACCCGGGATGGCCGAGGACGATGCGGCCGCGCAGTCGCCAGCAGCGATCCGCCATGATTTCCAGCGGGTGCTGGAAGAGGAAATGTCGAACAATCTGACGGCCGAGCGCATCGTGCCGGCGCCGGCAAACCAGGCGCCCCGCCAAGCCGTACCGCAGCCGGGCAACCTGCCGCGCCGCGATCCCGAGCTTGCCCCGATCACCGGCGCCGATACGGAGCTGCAGAAGGAAGTCGCCCGCATCTTCGGCGAAATGAGCGTCAATCGCGATAAATGA
- a CDS encoding histidine phosphatase family protein, whose product MTVPLPPPNRIYLLRHAEAAWAEPGQRDFDRPLNEKGYGDAEIIADKAADKGYRPDLLISSTALRCRGTADAVHRAMGLTLDVRYVDALYNATVDTYIEIVDAQDEAAVMLVGHNPTMEQALEALVGHEAMASALPGGFPTAGLAVLDFDASATTWRLTDFVVV is encoded by the coding sequence ATGACCGTACCGCTGCCTCCGCCCAACCGCATCTATCTCCTGCGTCACGCCGAAGCGGCCTGGGCCGAACCCGGACAGCGCGATTTCGACCGGCCGCTCAACGAAAAGGGTTATGGGGATGCCGAGATCATCGCCGACAAGGCCGCCGACAAGGGCTATCGTCCCGATCTTCTCATCAGCTCGACGGCATTGCGCTGCCGCGGCACCGCCGACGCGGTCCATCGGGCGATGGGCCTGACGCTCGACGTGCGTTATGTCGATGCGCTCTATAATGCCACGGTCGATACCTATATCGAGATCGTCGATGCTCAAGATGAGGCGGCCGTCATGCTGGTCGGCCATAATCCGACGATGGAGCAGGCTCTGGAGGCTCTCGTCGGCCATGAGGCGATGGCCAGCGCCCTTCCCGGCGGTTTTCCGACGGCAGGCCTGGCGGTTCTCGATTTCGACGCGTCCGCGACCACCTGGCGCCTCACCGATTTCGTGGTCGTCTGA
- a CDS encoding YcjX family protein: MPPRLTSLADDARIALDNLADRASGLVNPTVRLGVTGLSRSGKTVFISSLVHNLLHGGRLPLFEPVQSGRVSAVRLEPQPDDAVPRFQYEDHIRALVKDRVWPDSTRAISELRITLDYQSASGWNRLFSPGRLSIDIVDYPGEWLLDLPLLGKDYRTFSEETIALAQTGVRSELSREWLALTRAADIHAGADEMVARDLATAFADYLKACKADERSLSTLPPGRLLLPGDLDGSPALTFAPLALPPDGRPGRGSLWTMMERRYEAYKSVVVKPFFREHFARLDRQIVLVDALQAMNRGPEAVQDLERALTDVLACFRPGTNSLLSSLLGRRIDRVLVAATKADHLHHESHDRLDALTRRLVDRAIDRIGMAGAGIDVMALASVRATREASVTRDGHDLPVIVGTPMEGETIAGERFDGLRKTAIFPGDLPENPENLFDRIASGESGLQLPDVNVVRFRPPQLEETGGGIKLSVPHIRLDRAMQFLFGDRLA, from the coding sequence TTGCCGCCACGCCTGACATCCCTCGCCGACGACGCCCGCATCGCCCTCGATAATCTCGCCGACCGGGCGAGCGGCCTCGTCAATCCGACCGTGCGGCTTGGCGTCACCGGCCTCTCCCGCTCCGGCAAGACGGTCTTCATTTCCTCGCTGGTCCACAATCTGCTGCATGGCGGCCGCCTGCCGCTGTTCGAGCCGGTGCAATCGGGCCGCGTCTCGGCGGTGCGGCTGGAGCCGCAGCCAGACGATGCCGTGCCGCGCTTCCAGTATGAGGATCATATCCGCGCGCTGGTGAAGGACCGTGTCTGGCCGGATTCGACCCGCGCCATATCGGAACTGCGCATCACGCTGGATTATCAGAGCGCCAGCGGCTGGAACCGGCTGTTTTCGCCCGGCCGCCTGTCGATCGATATCGTCGATTATCCCGGCGAATGGCTGCTCGACCTGCCGCTGCTCGGCAAGGACTACCGCACCTTCAGCGAGGAAACGATTGCGCTGGCGCAAACCGGTGTCCGCTCCGAGCTGTCGCGGGAGTGGCTGGCGCTGACGCGTGCAGCCGATATCCACGCCGGCGCCGACGAGATGGTCGCCCGCGACCTCGCCACCGCCTTTGCCGATTACCTCAAGGCCTGCAAGGCCGACGAACGCTCGCTCTCCACCTTGCCGCCCGGCCGCCTGCTGCTGCCTGGCGATCTCGACGGATCGCCGGCGCTGACCTTCGCGCCGCTGGCGCTGCCCCCGGATGGGCGTCCCGGCCGCGGCTCGCTCTGGACGATGATGGAGCGGCGTTACGAGGCCTATAAATCGGTCGTCGTCAAACCCTTCTTCCGCGAGCATTTCGCCCGCCTCGACCGCCAGATCGTGTTGGTCGATGCGCTGCAGGCAATGAATCGCGGCCCCGAAGCGGTGCAGGATCTGGAGCGGGCGCTGACCGATGTGCTTGCCTGTTTCCGCCCCGGCACCAATTCGCTGCTCTCCTCGCTACTCGGCCGCCGCATCGACCGCGTGCTGGTCGCCGCCACCAAAGCCGATCATCTCCACCATGAAAGCCACGACCGGCTCGATGCTTTGACCCGCCGGCTGGTCGATCGCGCCATCGACCGCATCGGCATGGCCGGTGCCGGCATCGACGTCATGGCGCTCGCCTCCGTGCGCGCCACCCGCGAGGCATCCGTCACGCGCGACGGCCACGACCTGCCGGTCATCGTCGGCACGCCGATGGAGGGTGAAACCATCGCCGGCGAACGCTTCGACGGCCTGAGAAAGACCGCGATCTTCCCCGGCGACCTGCCGGAGAATCCGGAGAACCTGTTCGACCGCATCGCCTCGGGCGAAAGCGGCCTGCAACTGCCCGATGTCAACGTCGTCAGGTTCCGCCCGCCGCAGCTTGAGGAAACCGGCGGCGGCATCAAGCTGTCTGTGCCGCATATCCGCCTCGACCGCGCCATGCAGTTCCTGTTCGGAGACCGTCTCGCATGA
- a CDS encoding TIGR01620 family protein, whose translation MSKPPSDPPRRPPAAFAYEDEATERRDNGRQAEQRRKPESFSENIVVTPDEDDPFLNPDKDLSAVPGAAPRKRRTSFGKIAAGAFSILLSLAIGLWTDSLIRDLFTRADWLGYLALAVLAVGILAVLALVVRETAGMMRLAAVQAIKSEAEAAIVETRPAKARAVVTRLTTLLSANPETSKGRATLKATEGEVIDPPHLIALAERELLAPLDRKARTLIVNASKRVSIVTAVSPRAVVDLLYVLYEAVRLIRAMAELYGGRPGTLGMFRLLRDVLAHLAVTGSIAVGDSLVQQVLGHGLASKLSARLGEGVVNGLMTARIGIAAMDLCRPLSFRALKRPGIGDFIGDLTPSMSPRSNNP comes from the coding sequence ATGAGCAAGCCCCCGTCCGATCCGCCGCGCCGTCCGCCTGCCGCCTTCGCCTATGAGGATGAGGCAACCGAACGGCGCGACAACGGCCGCCAGGCAGAGCAGCGGCGCAAGCCGGAAAGCTTCTCCGAAAATATCGTCGTGACACCGGATGAGGACGATCCCTTCCTCAATCCCGACAAGGATCTGAGCGCGGTCCCGGGGGCAGCGCCCCGCAAACGTCGGACCTCCTTCGGCAAGATCGCTGCCGGTGCCTTCAGCATCCTGCTGTCTCTCGCCATTGGGCTTTGGACCGATAGCCTGATCCGCGATCTCTTCACCCGCGCCGACTGGCTGGGTTATTTGGCCCTTGCCGTGCTCGCCGTCGGCATCCTCGCCGTGCTCGCCCTCGTCGTCCGCGAAACTGCGGGCATGATGCGCCTTGCCGCCGTTCAGGCGATCAAGTCCGAAGCGGAAGCGGCGATTGTCGAAACCCGGCCGGCCAAGGCCCGCGCCGTCGTCACACGCCTGACCACGCTGCTTTCCGCCAATCCCGAGACATCGAAGGGCCGTGCAACGCTGAAGGCGACGGAGGGCGAGGTCATCGATCCCCCGCATCTGATTGCGCTCGCCGAGCGTGAATTGCTCGCTCCCCTCGACCGCAAGGCTCGCACCCTGATCGTCAACGCCTCGAAGCGCGTTTCGATCGTCACCGCCGTCAGCCCGCGCGCCGTCGTCGACCTGCTCTATGTGCTCTACGAGGCCGTGCGCCTGATCCGCGCCATGGCCGAGCTTTACGGCGGCCGCCCCGGCACGCTCGGCATGTTCCGCCTGCTGCGTGACGTGCTCGCCCATCTTGCCGTCACCGGCTCGATCGCCGTCGGCGACAGCCTCGTCCAGCAGGTGCTCGGCCATGGGCTCGCCTCCAAGCTCTCGGCCCGGCTCGGCGAAGGCGTCGTCAACGGCCTGATGACCGCCCGCATTGGAATCGCGGCAATGGATCTCTGCCGCCCGCTCTCCTTCCGCGCCTTGAAGCGGCCGGGAATCGGTGATTTCATCGGCGACCTCACGCCCTCCATGTCACCGCGCAGCAACAATCCTTGA
- the folK gene encoding 2-amino-4-hydroxy-6-hydroxymethyldihydropteridine diphosphokinase — protein sequence MPEATLQSATLGLGGNIGDPVKAMAAALQRLDGRDDCRVAAVSRLYRTPPWGKTDQSFFFNACAAVETQLEPEALLDVCLSIEREMKRERIERWGPRTLDIDVLTYGDVTQEAPRLELPHPRMTDRGFVLMPLADIAPGLLIKGRAVSDWLDDAEIGGIEVADSARDWWLNV from the coding sequence TTGCCTGAAGCGACATTGCAATCGGCCACACTCGGTCTCGGCGGCAATATCGGCGATCCCGTCAAGGCGATGGCCGCCGCGCTGCAACGATTGGATGGACGGGACGACTGCCGCGTCGCCGCCGTGTCCAGGCTCTATCGCACGCCGCCCTGGGGCAAGACGGACCAGTCCTTCTTCTTCAATGCCTGCGCCGCCGTTGAAACCCAGCTCGAGCCGGAAGCATTGCTCGATGTCTGCCTGTCGATAGAGCGGGAGATGAAACGCGAGCGTATCGAGCGCTGGGGTCCACGCACGCTCGATATCGACGTGCTGACCTATGGCGACGTCACCCAGGAGGCGCCGCGGCTGGAACTGCCGCATCCGCGCATGACCGATCGCGGTTTCGTGCTGATGCCGCTTGCCGATATCGCGCCGGGCCTGCTCATCAAGGGCAGGGCGGTCAGCGACTGGCTTGATGATGCCGAGATTGGCGGCATCGAGGTGGCCGATAGCGCCCGCGACTGGTGGCTGAACGTCTGA
- the folB gene encoding dihydroneopterin aldolase — protein MTTYTITLQNCAFFARHGVHDEEEFLGQRFFVDAELDVVAGEALESDSIDDTVNYGIAFTVIEQIVTGKRRYLIEALALDIAKGLCQTFPQVRRAKITVRKPNAPVPGVLDFVQVSVEHFA, from the coding sequence ATGACCACCTATACGATCACGCTGCAGAACTGCGCCTTCTTTGCGCGCCACGGCGTCCATGACGAGGAGGAATTCCTCGGTCAGCGCTTCTTCGTCGATGCCGAGCTCGACGTCGTTGCCGGCGAGGCACTGGAAAGCGATTCGATCGACGATACCGTCAACTACGGCATCGCTTTCACCGTGATCGAGCAGATCGTCACGGGCAAGCGGCGCTACCTGATCGAGGCCTTGGCGCTCGATATCGCCAAGGGGCTCTGCCAGACCTTCCCGCAGGTCCGGCGGGCGAAGATCACGGTGCGCAAGCCGAACGCGCCTGTGCCCGGCGTGCTCGATTTCGTGCAGGTGAGCGTTGAGCACTTTGCCTGA
- the folP gene encoding dihydropteroate synthase — MRGLEGSLWRVGHGRQIELGRRSVIMAIINVTPDSFSDGGRFETVDAAVEHALRAVSEGAGIIDIGGESTRPNAAAVSPSEEQARVLPVIEALRGRTQALISIDTYRAETARLAVGAGAHIVNDVFGLQKEPDIADIAAATGAGLCIMHTGRDRAKLPDVIADQVHFLKRSLAIAAAAGVNTDRIVLDPGFGFAKETAEENLELMARFSELSRFGLPLLAGTSRKRFLGAVTGREAQDRDSVTAVTSALLRLQGAAVFRVHNVAINRDALDIADAMLNARKEFERKRPT; from the coding sequence GTGAGAGGGCTCGAAGGCAGTTTATGGCGTGTCGGCCATGGCCGGCAGATCGAACTCGGCCGCCGTTCGGTGATCATGGCGATCATCAACGTGACGCCGGACTCCTTTTCCGACGGCGGGCGTTTTGAAACCGTCGACGCGGCGGTCGAACACGCGCTGCGGGCGGTGAGCGAGGGGGCCGGGATTATCGATATCGGCGGCGAATCGACCCGGCCGAACGCCGCAGCCGTCAGCCCTTCGGAGGAGCAGGCCCGCGTCCTGCCGGTCATCGAGGCGCTGCGCGGGCGCACCCAGGCGCTTATCTCGATCGACACCTATCGCGCCGAGACGGCGCGGCTTGCGGTCGGCGCCGGCGCCCATATCGTCAACGACGTATTCGGGCTGCAGAAGGAGCCCGATATCGCCGACATCGCCGCGGCGACCGGGGCCGGGCTCTGCATCATGCATACCGGCCGCGACAGGGCGAAGCTTCCCGACGTCATTGCCGACCAGGTGCATTTTCTCAAACGGTCGCTGGCGATCGCCGCGGCTGCCGGCGTCAACACCGACCGCATCGTGCTCGATCCGGGCTTCGGCTTCGCCAAGGAGACGGCGGAGGAGAATTTGGAACTGATGGCGCGGTTTTCCGAACTTTCCCGCTTCGGCCTGCCGCTGCTCGCCGGCACGTCACGCAAGCGCTTCCTCGGCGCGGTGACGGGCCGTGAGGCGCAGGACAGGGATTCGGTAACGGCGGTCACCAGCGCTTTGCTCAGGCTTCAGGGGGCTGCGGTTTTCCGGGTGCACAATGTCGCAATCAACAGGGATGCACTCGACATCGCCGATGCTATGCTGAATGCGCGCAAGGAATTCGAGAGGAAGCGGCCGACATGA
- a CDS encoding DUF922 domain-containing protein — MPLAVRYMVLPAAFSIALSVCSPVAAEVIASKSYSYFSIRGKTADELDRELSRRGPTSSGSSARHPGATKIRFGGEATYIQDNGRCRVGNVKVTVHTQIILPRWSSRKGASKELSMIWDALSSDIKRHEERHAEIARDQARAMERAIRALPQQRSCEAMQELVSDESARGIEEHDRQQARFDRVEAVNFQKRMLRLLNNRINGRAGEK; from the coding sequence ATGCCGCTTGCAGTGCGTTATATGGTCCTTCCTGCTGCCTTTTCCATTGCTCTTTCCGTCTGCAGCCCGGTGGCAGCAGAAGTGATCGCATCGAAAAGCTATTCCTATTTCAGCATCCGCGGCAAAACCGCGGATGAGCTCGACCGCGAACTCAGCCGGCGCGGCCCAACGTCGAGCGGCTCCTCGGCGCGCCATCCCGGTGCCACGAAGATCCGTTTTGGCGGTGAAGCGACCTATATTCAGGATAACGGGCGTTGCCGCGTCGGCAACGTCAAGGTCACGGTCCACACACAGATCATCCTGCCGCGCTGGAGCAGCCGCAAGGGCGCCAGCAAGGAGCTGTCGATGATCTGGGATGCCTTGTCGAGCGATATCAAGCGCCACGAGGAGCGCCATGCCGAAATCGCCCGCGATCAGGCCCGCGCCATGGAACGCGCCATTCGCGCGCTGCCGCAGCAGCGCAGTTGCGAGGCCATGCAGGAACTTGTCTCCGACGAATCAGCTCGCGGTATAGAAGAGCACGATCGGCAACAGGCGCGATTCGACCGCGTCGAGGCGGTCAATTTCCAGAAGCGCATGCTGAGATTGCTGAACAATCGAATCAACGGCCGAGCCGGCGAAAAATAA
- a CDS encoding 2Fe-2S iron-sulfur cluster-binding protein, producing the protein MPKLTIVAFDGTRFDLDVDQGSTVMENAVRNSVPGIEAECGGACACATCHVYVDEAWTEQVGQPEAMEEDMLDFAFDVRPTSRLSCQIRMKAAYDGLVVHVPERQA; encoded by the coding sequence ATGCCCAAACTTACCATCGTTGCTTTCGACGGCACACGTTTCGACCTCGACGTCGACCAAGGCTCCACTGTCATGGAGAATGCCGTGCGCAATTCGGTGCCCGGCATTGAGGCCGAATGCGGCGGCGCCTGCGCCTGCGCGACCTGTCATGTCTATGTCGACGAGGCATGGACCGAACAGGTCGGTCAGCCGGAAGCGATGGAAGAGGATATGCTCGACTTCGCCTTCGATGTGCGCCCGACCTCGCGGCTGTCCTGTCAGATCCGCATGAAGGCTGCCTATGACGGGCTCGTGGTGCACGTGCCGGAACGTCAGGCCTAA
- a CDS encoding Hpt domain-containing protein produces MAAQMAALNIVFEAPDNAKGPCPSKVRPIDLVHLAKQTMGDKALEIEVLQMFARQARACLQDIASGETIRVGAAAHRLKGAASSVGAFRVSQTAEAVEETGGDAGATAALGAAVIDAENFILKLCRG; encoded by the coding sequence ATGGCAGCTCAGATGGCAGCATTGAACATCGTATTCGAGGCGCCGGATAATGCAAAGGGACCCTGTCCCTCGAAGGTCCGGCCGATCGATCTGGTCCATCTCGCCAAGCAGACGATGGGCGACAAGGCGCTGGAAATCGAAGTCCTTCAGATGTTTGCGCGCCAGGCGCGCGCATGTCTGCAGGATATTGCAAGCGGCGAAACCATCCGCGTCGGCGCGGCCGCGCATCGCCTGAAGGGCGCGGCAAGTTCGGTCGGTGCGTTCCGCGTGTCGCAGACGGCGGAAGCCGTCGAGGAGACCGGCGGCGATGCCGGGGCGACGGCAGCGCTGGGTGCTGCCGTCATCGACGCCGAGAATTTCATCCTGAAGCTCTGCCGCGGCTGA
- a CDS encoding cysteine hydrolase family protein, translating into MTKALLIIDVQKAILAGKATPERQPQVDSALDETIALLASLQERARQAGAPVVLVQHDGDSGHRLAVGTDGWALREEIAPKQDEVVIRKKSADCFFETDLTERLNERSVTHLVIGGCMSQFCVDTTVRRAVSLGYQVTLIADGHTTGDTATLTFSEIVAHHNETLDGFDAGKATVEIRSAADIAFS; encoded by the coding sequence ATGACCAAGGCGCTGCTGATCATCGATGTGCAGAAGGCAATTCTTGCCGGAAAGGCCACGCCGGAGCGCCAGCCGCAGGTCGATTCCGCACTCGATGAGACCATCGCTCTGCTCGCATCGCTCCAGGAAAGGGCACGACAGGCGGGCGCGCCGGTCGTGCTGGTACAACATGACGGCGACAGCGGCCACCGATTGGCCGTCGGCACCGACGGATGGGCGCTGCGCGAGGAGATCGCGCCGAAACAAGACGAGGTCGTCATCCGCAAGAAAAGCGCCGACTGCTTCTTCGAGACCGATCTGACCGAACGCTTGAACGAGCGGTCGGTCACTCACCTCGTCATCGGCGGCTGCATGTCGCAATTCTGCGTCGACACGACGGTCAGGCGCGCCGTTTCCCTCGGATACCAAGTGACACTGATTGCCGATGGTCACACCACCGGCGATACGGCGACCCTCACCTTCTCCGAGATCGTCGCCCACCATAATGAAACGCTCGATGGTTTCGATGCAGGCAAGGCGACGGTAGAAATCCGCTCTGCCGCCGACATTGCTTTTTCATAG
- a CDS encoding aminoacyl--tRNA ligase-related protein, producing the protein MLNLYHVNSLVHWEEREIHLRDHLIGFFSQEVRSFLRSVNPAWDVRRVEAPALMPRALVSSAYSNADIWVQEQLSAGDTALVLRPETTPSTYAYMQHILGNHSRTRLPLCVWQAGRSYRREQEQPMKHMRLKEFWQLEFQCAFTADSGNDYHAACLEPVRRMIASLIHLPTRIVPSDRLPAYSEVTMDIEVDNDDKWMEVCSISRRTDFPQRYRSQPKKGPDIEHDVLVLEIAIGLDRCVYNWGIAADR; encoded by the coding sequence GTGCTCAATCTTTATCATGTCAATTCGCTCGTTCATTGGGAGGAGCGCGAGATTCATCTGCGCGATCATCTGATCGGCTTCTTCTCGCAAGAGGTCCGCAGTTTTCTCAGATCCGTCAATCCTGCCTGGGATGTCAGGAGGGTCGAGGCGCCGGCGCTGATGCCGCGGGCGCTGGTTTCGAGCGCCTATTCGAATGCCGATATCTGGGTCCAGGAACAGCTTTCCGCCGGCGACACCGCGCTGGTGCTCAGACCGGAGACCACGCCGTCCACCTATGCCTATATGCAGCACATCCTCGGAAATCACTCGAGGACGCGGCTGCCGCTCTGTGTCTGGCAGGCGGGCCGGTCCTATCGCCGCGAGCAGGAGCAGCCTATGAAGCATATGCGGCTGAAGGAATTCTGGCAGCTCGAATTCCAATGCGCCTTCACGGCCGACAGCGGCAACGATTATCACGCTGCCTGTCTGGAGCCGGTCCGCCGCATGATCGCCTCGCTGATCCATCTGCCGACGCGCATCGTGCCCTCCGACCGGCTGCCGGCCTATTCCGAGGTGACGATGGATATCGAGGTCGACAATGACGACAAATGGATGGAGGTCTGTTCGATCTCGCGGCGCACCGACTTTCCGCAGCGCTACCGGTCGCAGCCCAAGAAAGGCCCCGACATCGAACACGACGTGCTGGTCCTCGAAATCGCCATCGGCCTCGATCGTTGCGTTTACAATTGGGGCATAGCGGCTGATCGGTGA